The proteins below are encoded in one region of Brassica napus cultivar Da-Ae chromosome A6, Da-Ae, whole genome shotgun sequence:
- the LOC106444197 gene encoding zinc finger protein SHOOT GRAVITROPISM 5, with protein sequence MAEQQQQHDHHKELQLLPSPLSTESPVRTLVPTMTTTDHHHSSSMIHHDLDLKLSISLSTIPTATVEHVSDGGGGVEALKWQAAEQIRLAAIEKAYAERVRELTRREMEMAQSEFARARVMWQKAREEVERAERLKERSMTKIDTTCLEITCHSCSQRFRP encoded by the exons atggcTGAACAACAGCAGCAACATGATCATCACAAAGAGCTTCAGCTTTTACCTTCTCCACTGTCGACGGAATCTCCGGTAAGGACACTCGTCCCAACAATGACAACAACCGATCACCACCATTCCTCATCCATGATCCACCACGATCTCGACCTCAAACTCTCCATCAGCCTCAGCACAATTCCAACGGCGACCGTGGAGCATGTAAGCGATGGCGGAGGAGGTGTGGAGGCTCTGAAGTGGCAGGCGGCGGAGCAGATAAGACTGGCGGCGATAGAGAAGGCTTACGCCGAGAGAGTCAGAGAGCTGACTCGCCGTGAGATGGAGATGGCTCAATCTGAGTTTGCTCGTGCAAG GGTGATGTGGCAGAAGGCGAGGGAGGAGGTTGAGAGAGCGGAGAGGTTGAAGGAGAGATCAATGACCAAGATCGATACGACTTGCTTGGAGATCACTTGCCACTCTTGCAGTCAGCGTTTTAGGCCTTAA